One region of Pseudomonas glycinae genomic DNA includes:
- a CDS encoding putative selenate ABC transporter substrate-binding protein: protein MLKRTLALTVGLALSLSAVLAQAAEVLKVSAIPDEAPTELLRKFEPLGSYLQKQLNMKVEFVPVADYPAVVEALATNRLDLAWLGGFTFVQAQLKSDPKVIPLVQREQDAQFTSKFITADPNVKSLADLKGKTFAFGSVSSTSGSLMPRYFMLKDGIKPESYFSRVGYSGAHDATVAWVQAGKVDAGVLNASVWQKLVDAGKVDTNKVKVFATTPAYFDYNWTVRGTLDPALAAKIKKAFLDLDPANPEHKKILDLQAASRFIETSPDNYKGIEEAARAADLLK from the coding sequence ATGCTCAAGCGAACCCTGGCACTGACCGTTGGTCTGGCCCTGTCCCTGTCCGCCGTGCTGGCGCAAGCCGCGGAGGTGTTGAAGGTCAGCGCGATTCCCGATGAAGCCCCGACCGAACTGCTGCGCAAGTTCGAGCCGCTGGGGTCTTATCTGCAGAAGCAACTGAACATGAAAGTCGAGTTTGTGCCGGTGGCCGACTACCCGGCAGTGGTCGAAGCATTGGCCACCAACCGTCTCGATCTGGCCTGGCTCGGCGGCTTCACTTTCGTCCAGGCGCAGTTGAAAAGTGATCCAAAGGTCATTCCGCTGGTGCAGCGTGAGCAAGATGCGCAGTTCACCAGCAAATTCATCACCGCCGACCCGAACGTCAAAAGCCTCGCCGACCTCAAGGGCAAGACCTTCGCCTTCGGCTCCGTGTCGTCCACCTCCGGCAGTCTGATGCCGCGCTATTTCATGCTCAAGGACGGCATCAAACCGGAAAGCTATTTCAGCCGCGTCGGCTACTCCGGCGCCCACGACGCCACCGTCGCCTGGGTGCAGGCCGGCAAGGTCGACGCCGGTGTGCTGAACGCCAGCGTCTGGCAGAAACTGGTGGACGCCGGCAAGGTCGACACCAACAAGGTCAAGGTCTTCGCCACCACTCCGGCCTACTTCGATTACAACTGGACCGTGCGCGGCACCCTCGACCCGGCGCTGGCGGCGAAAATCAAAAAAGCCTTCCTCGACCTCGACCCGGCCAACCCCGAGCACAAGAAAATCCTCGACCTGCAAGCCGCCAGCCGCTTCATCGAAACCAGCCCGGACAATTACAAAGGCATCGAGGAAGCCGCCCGCGCCGCCGACTTGCTGAAATGA
- a CDS encoding phosphonate ABC transporter ATP-binding protein yields the protein MTLRLKQAFLHHTNGVEALRGVDLQIEAGEQVAIIGPSGAGKSSLLNLLATAIRPSSGDIEVLGERAWHLSARQRQRLRARIGLVHQAPPLPPRQRVVTAVLAGRLGQWSLGKSLINLLHPLDVPGARAALAKLDLADKLFSQCQQLSGGQLQRVGIARVLYQAPEVLLADEPVSAMDPVLAGHTLSILSRHAREHNVTLVASLHAVELALAHFPRIVGLREGRILFDCPSAQVSRDMLDTLYANEQLQSPAPAVPPLIVQIPRC from the coding sequence ATGACGCTGCGCCTCAAACAGGCTTTTCTGCACCACACCAATGGTGTGGAGGCCTTGCGCGGCGTGGATTTGCAGATCGAGGCCGGCGAACAGGTGGCGATCATCGGCCCGTCCGGCGCCGGCAAATCCAGCTTGCTGAACCTTCTGGCGACCGCGATTCGGCCCAGCAGCGGCGACATCGAAGTGCTGGGCGAGCGCGCCTGGCATTTGTCCGCCCGCCAACGGCAACGCTTGCGTGCGCGCATCGGTCTGGTGCATCAGGCGCCGCCGCTGCCGCCCCGGCAACGGGTGGTGACGGCGGTGCTGGCCGGCAGACTCGGCCAATGGAGCCTGGGCAAAAGCTTGATCAATCTGCTGCATCCGCTCGACGTGCCCGGCGCCCGCGCCGCCCTGGCAAAACTGGATCTGGCCGACAAACTCTTCAGCCAATGCCAACAACTGTCCGGCGGGCAATTGCAGCGGGTCGGCATCGCTCGCGTGCTGTATCAGGCGCCGGAGGTGTTGCTGGCGGATGAGCCGGTCTCGGCGATGGACCCGGTGCTGGCCGGGCACACGCTGTCGATCCTGTCGCGCCATGCCCGGGAGCACAACGTCACGCTGGTGGCGAGCCTGCACGCGGTGGAACTGGCGCTGGCGCACTTCCCGCGCATCGTTGGTCTGCGCGAGGGCCGGATCCTGTTCGACTGCCCGTCCGCGCAAGTCAGCCGCGACATGCTCGACACCCTCTACGCCAACGAACAACTGCAATCCCCGGCGCCCGCCGTCCCCCCGCTGATTGTGCAGATTCCGCGATGCTGA